A genome region from Mycobacterium florentinum includes the following:
- a CDS encoding FAD-binding oxidoreductase, protein MVHAESVPAQRFSDHQLAALDARLDGDIVHCRHPEYQQARRIWNAMIDRHPALVVRCRTDGDVGAAIEFAREHAVRLTVKGGGHSVAGHSMIDGGLVIDLSRMRDVTVDPDAGTVRVGGGCLLADMDRATQIHGLATPAGVMSETGVAGLALGGGVGWLTRKHGLTCDNLLSARVILADGSLARASADENADLYWGLRGAGTNFGVVTEFEFTTHVVAQPLPVGTALYRLDEAPAAIAHYDQMMRRAPDDLKVVVYLRRAFPEPGVPDELVGEPVCVMVSVWTGDAADAEGINEELMRGAPHVSSCIRATPFVELQSVNDGLLGPGACNYTKGGYLGEITGDCIGALLDSARRLPSAISMLEISYQHGAQDRLSEDDTAFPDRHADHFLNVLTRWDPCDDGRPHIDWARETFARTSDWHSGGIYSNFLAYDDDARVPDAYRNGKYERLARIKTTYDPDNTFNSNPNIVPGNMIERHI, encoded by the coding sequence ATGGTGCACGCTGAATCCGTTCCCGCTCAGCGCTTTTCGGATCATCAGCTCGCCGCGTTGGATGCTCGGCTGGACGGTGACATCGTGCACTGTCGGCACCCGGAGTATCAGCAAGCGCGTCGTATCTGGAACGCGATGATCGACCGGCACCCCGCGCTGGTCGTCCGTTGCCGGACCGACGGCGATGTCGGCGCCGCAATCGAATTCGCCCGTGAGCACGCCGTCAGGTTGACCGTCAAAGGCGGCGGCCACAGTGTCGCAGGGCATTCCATGATCGACGGCGGCCTGGTGATCGATCTTAGTCGCATGCGCGATGTCACCGTGGACCCAGACGCCGGCACGGTACGGGTCGGTGGCGGCTGCCTCCTCGCGGATATGGATCGGGCTACCCAGATCCACGGTTTGGCAACACCGGCCGGGGTGATGTCGGAGACCGGCGTGGCCGGGCTGGCACTCGGTGGCGGCGTCGGCTGGCTGACTCGTAAGCACGGTCTCACCTGCGACAACCTACTTTCGGCTCGGGTGATCCTGGCCGACGGCAGCCTGGCGCGTGCCAGCGCGGACGAGAATGCCGATCTGTATTGGGGCCTGCGTGGCGCGGGAACCAACTTCGGCGTGGTCACCGAATTCGAATTCACAACACACGTTGTCGCCCAACCGCTTCCGGTCGGCACCGCACTATATCGACTGGACGAGGCTCCCGCCGCGATCGCACACTACGACCAGATGATGCGGCGCGCTCCCGACGACCTGAAGGTCGTGGTGTACTTGCGGCGTGCCTTCCCCGAACCGGGAGTGCCCGACGAACTTGTCGGCGAACCGGTGTGCGTGATGGTCAGCGTGTGGACGGGCGACGCCGCGGACGCCGAAGGTATCAACGAGGAACTGATGCGCGGTGCGCCGCACGTGTCCTCGTGCATCCGGGCGACGCCGTTCGTCGAGCTGCAATCGGTCAACGACGGCCTGCTGGGCCCGGGCGCCTGCAACTACACCAAAGGTGGTTATCTCGGTGAAATCACCGGAGACTGCATCGGCGCGTTGCTCGACTCGGCGCGGCGGCTGCCGTCGGCGATCTCGATGCTGGAGATCTCCTATCAGCACGGCGCCCAGGACCGGCTGTCGGAAGACGACACCGCGTTTCCGGACCGCCATGCCGATCATTTCCTCAATGTGCTCACCCGGTGGGACCCGTGCGACGATGGACGTCCCCATATCGATTGGGCACGAGAAACTTTCGCCAGGACATCCGACTGGCACAGCGGTGGGATCTACTCGAACTTCCTGGCCTACGACGACGACGCTCGGGTGCCCGACGCCTACCGAAACGGCAAATACGAGCGACTGGCTAGGATCAAGACCACTTACGACCCCGACAATACCTTCAACAGCAATCCAAACATCGTTCCCGGCAACATGATTGAACGGCATATCTAA
- a CDS encoding class I SAM-dependent methyltransferase, with translation MIPDDPTEWKALVSRQLPLPFFETHFAFGRARAIMAATKLGVFESLSRCAATPAEVAERCGTDTFATRQLLVALAGCEYLVYRDGRYALTPTARTWLLPESPCSIVDAVLFAFDEWELMMHVEDYVRTGIPLELHQTMTGVQWAHYLRAMRALAGLTAHEVAQFVPVPGGATDMIDIGGAHGRYSVALCRRHSQLRSVVLDVPEAVRAAAPLLATENMGARVVHLEADALTHDFGVRTYDVVLLCNLARHFSAAENALLFRRLARALRPRGVFAVIEPLRLEIGDSASQFTALNELYFGATSRSGTWTARDTAGWQRAAGLEPAADPVTLSGGDVGLHIATKI, from the coding sequence ATGATCCCGGACGACCCGACCGAATGGAAGGCGCTGGTGTCACGACAACTACCGTTGCCATTCTTCGAAACCCACTTCGCATTCGGCCGCGCACGCGCGATCATGGCCGCAACCAAACTCGGTGTGTTCGAGTCACTGAGCCGGTGTGCGGCGACCCCGGCCGAAGTCGCCGAACGGTGCGGAACGGATACGTTCGCGACGCGGCAGCTGCTGGTCGCCCTCGCCGGATGTGAGTACCTGGTGTACCGCGATGGCCGGTACGCACTGACGCCGACCGCACGCACCTGGCTGCTGCCGGAAAGCCCCTGCTCGATTGTCGATGCGGTGCTCTTCGCGTTCGACGAGTGGGAGCTCATGATGCACGTCGAAGATTATGTGCGTACCGGGATCCCCCTCGAGCTGCACCAGACCATGACCGGTGTGCAGTGGGCACATTACCTGCGGGCCATGCGGGCACTGGCCGGCCTGACGGCGCACGAAGTCGCGCAGTTCGTCCCGGTGCCGGGCGGTGCCACCGACATGATCGACATCGGTGGTGCGCACGGGCGTTACTCGGTTGCCTTGTGCCGCCGTCATTCCCAATTGCGTTCGGTGGTCCTGGACGTGCCCGAGGCCGTCAGGGCCGCGGCGCCGCTGTTGGCGACCGAGAACATGGGTGCCCGCGTCGTCCACCTCGAAGCCGACGCGCTGACGCATGATTTCGGTGTCAGGACCTACGACGTGGTTTTGTTGTGCAATCTCGCCCGACACTTCAGTGCCGCGGAGAATGCGCTGTTGTTCCGGCGATTGGCGCGCGCCCTGCGGCCACGTGGCGTTTTCGCGGTGATCGAGCCCCTGCGCCTCGAGATAGGGGATAGCGCAAGCCAATTCACCGCGCTGAACGAGCTGTACTTCGGAGCGACCAGCCGCTCCGGGACATGGACCGCGCGTGACACCGCGGGCTGGCAGCGGGCGGCCGGGCTGGAACCGGCGGCCGACCCGGTCACACTGAGCGGCGGCGATGTCGGCCTACATATCGCGACGAAGATCTAA
- the lpqB gene encoding MtrAB system accessory lipoprotein LpqB encodes MRRLYVAVLAVLLAGCAGVPSTSAPQAIGTVERPAPSNLPKPTPGMDPDVLLREFLKATADPANRHLAARQFLTQSASNSWDDAGSALLIDHVVFVETRGAERVSATMRADILGSLSDVGVFETAEGVLPDPGAIELVKTSGGWRIDKLPNGVFLDWQQFQATYKRNTLYFADPTGKTVVPDPRYVAVSDHDQLPTELISKLLAGPRPEMAHTVRNLLAPPLRLRGPVTRADGGKNGIGRGYGGARIDLQKLSTTDPHSRQLLAAQIIWTLARADIRGPYVINADGAPLDDRFAEGWTTSDVAATDPGVADGAGAGLHALINGSLVGLDGQRTSTVPGAFGRMGDQTLAALSRSGRQVASVVTLHRGAPDMAESLWIGDLGGEAVQSADGHSLSRPSWALDDAVWVVVDGNNVLRAIQEPASGQPARLPVDSGAVASKFPGPISDLQLSRDGTRAAMVIGGEVILAGVEQTQAGQYALTYPRRLGFGLGNTVVSLYWRTGDDMVVTRNDLAHPVSYVNLDGVNSDAPAHGLQIPLTAIAANPSTVYVAAPQGVLQYSASAPESQQTWSDVPGLMTGGAAPVLPG; translated from the coding sequence ATGCGGCGGCTTTACGTCGCGGTGCTCGCGGTGCTGCTCGCCGGCTGCGCGGGGGTTCCGAGCACGTCGGCGCCGCAGGCCATCGGCACCGTCGAGCGGCCCGCACCGTCGAACCTGCCCAAACCGACCCCCGGCATGGATCCCGACGTGTTGCTCCGCGAATTCCTCAAGGCCACAGCCGATCCGGCGAACCGGCACCTGGCGGCGCGGCAGTTCCTCACCCAGTCGGCATCCAATTCCTGGGACGACGCCGGTAGCGCACTGCTGATCGACCACGTGGTGTTTGTCGAAACCCGTGGCGCCGAACGTGTTTCGGCGACCATGCGGGCCGACATCCTGGGCTCGCTGTCCGACGTCGGGGTGTTCGAAACGGCCGAGGGCGTGCTGCCCGATCCCGGCGCGATCGAGTTGGTCAAGACGTCCGGCGGCTGGCGAATCGACAAACTGCCCAACGGCGTCTTCCTGGACTGGCAACAGTTTCAGGCCACCTATAAGCGCAACACGCTGTACTTCGCCGACCCGACCGGCAAGACGGTGGTGCCCGACCCGCGCTATGTCGCGGTCTCCGATCACGATCAGCTGCCCACCGAACTCATCTCCAAGCTGTTGGCCGGACCGCGGCCCGAGATGGCGCACACGGTACGCAACCTGCTCGCCCCGCCGCTGCGGCTACGCGGTCCGGTGACCCGGGCCGACGGCGGCAAGAACGGGATCGGGCGGGGCTACGGCGGTGCCCGCATCGATCTGCAGAAGCTCTCCACCACCGACCCGCACAGTAGGCAATTGCTTGCCGCGCAGATCATTTGGACGCTGGCCCGAGCCGACATCCGGGGCCCGTATGTGATCAATGCCGACGGCGCGCCGCTGGACGACAGGTTCGCCGAAGGGTGGACCACCTCAGACGTCGCCGCCACCGACCCGGGCGTGGCCGATGGCGCCGGCGCGGGGCTGCACGCGCTGATCAACGGATCGCTGGTCGGCCTGGACGGGCAGCGGACCAGCACGGTGCCCGGCGCGTTCGGCCGGATGGGCGACCAGACGCTGGCCGCGTTGTCGCGCAGCGGGCGGCAGGTGGCGTCCGTCGTGACCCTGCACCGCGGCGCTCCGGACATGGCGGAGTCGTTGTGGATCGGTGATCTCGGTGGCGAGGCGGTTCAATCCGCCGACGGGCACAGCCTGTCGCGTCCCAGCTGGGCGCTGGACGACGCGGTATGGGTGGTGGTGGACGGCAATAACGTGTTGCGGGCCATCCAGGAACCGGCATCCGGGCAACCCGCGCGCCTCCCGGTGGATTCCGGGGCGGTGGCGAGCAAGTTCCCGGGACCGATCAGCGACCTGCAACTGTCCCGCGACGGCACGCGGGCCGCGATGGTGATCGGCGGCGAGGTCATTCTCGCCGGTGTCGAGCAGACCCAGGCCGGGCAGTACGCGCTGACCTATCCCCGGCGGTTGGGTTTCGGGCTGGGCAATACGGTGGTGTCCCTGTACTGGCGCACCGGCGACGACATGGTGGTGACCCGCAACGACCTCGCCCATCCGGTCTCGTACGTGAACCTCGACGGGGTGAACTCCGACGCCCCGGCGCACGGTTTGCAGATTCCGCTGACCGCGATCGCGGCCAACCCGTCGACCGTCTATGTCGCGGCTCCGCAAGGCGTGCTGCAGTATTCGGCGTCCGCACCGGAAAGTCAGCAGACCTGGTCGGACGTCCCGGGCTTGATGACCGGCGGCGCCGCTCCGGTGCTGCCGGGCTAG
- the mtrB gene encoding MtrAB system histidine kinase MtrB → MIWGSRRRIHGHRWGRTGPMTRGMSALSRAVGIAWRRSLQLRVVALTLGLSLTVILALGFVLTSQVTNRVLDVKVKAGVEQIERARTTVGGIVNGEETRSLDSSLQLARNTLTSKTDPSSGPGLAGAFDVVLMVPGDGPRAATAAGPVDQVPASLRGFVKAGQAAYQYATVHTEGFSGPALIVGTPASSQVANLELYLIFPLASEQATITLVRGTMITGGAVLLVLLAGIALLVSRQVVVPVRSASRIAERFAEGHLSERMPVRGEDDMARLAVSFNDMAESLSRQITQLEEFGNLQRRFTSDVSHELRTPLTTVRMAADLIYDHSSELDPTLQRSTELMVNELDRFETLLNDLLEISRHDAGVAELSVEAVDLRTTVQSALGNVGHLSEDAGIELLVDMPAEEVIAEVDPRRVERILRNLIANAIDHAEHKPVRIRMGVDEDTVAVTVRDYGVGLRPGEEKLVFSRFWRSDPSRVRRSGGTGLGLAISVEDARLHQGRLEAWGEPGQGACFRLTLPLIRGHKVTTSPLPMKPIPQPAPPAGEPGQPPGKEHARQPEHAERSL, encoded by the coding sequence TTGATCTGGGGCTCGCGGCGACGTATTCACGGTCACCGCTGGGGGCGCACCGGCCCCATGACTCGGGGCATGAGTGCGCTGAGTCGAGCCGTCGGCATTGCCTGGCGCCGTTCGCTGCAACTGCGAGTCGTGGCGTTGACGCTCGGATTGTCGTTGACCGTGATCTTGGCGCTCGGCTTCGTGCTGACCAGCCAGGTCACCAACCGCGTTCTTGACGTCAAGGTCAAGGCGGGCGTCGAGCAGATCGAACGGGCGCGCACGACGGTCGGCGGGATCGTCAACGGCGAGGAGACACGCTCGCTGGACAGCAGCCTGCAGCTGGCCCGCAACACGTTGACATCGAAAACCGATCCGTCCTCTGGTCCCGGTCTTGCCGGTGCGTTCGACGTGGTGCTGATGGTGCCGGGCGACGGCCCGCGCGCCGCGACCGCCGCCGGACCGGTCGACCAGGTGCCCGCCTCATTGCGCGGCTTCGTCAAGGCCGGGCAGGCGGCCTACCAGTACGCCACGGTGCACACCGAAGGCTTCTCGGGACCGGCACTGATCGTCGGCACGCCGGCGTCGTCGCAGGTGGCCAACCTGGAGCTGTACCTGATCTTCCCGCTGGCCAGTGAGCAGGCCACGATCACGCTGGTGCGCGGCACGATGATCACCGGCGGCGCGGTGCTGCTGGTGTTGCTGGCCGGGATCGCGCTGCTGGTATCGCGCCAGGTGGTGGTGCCGGTGCGCTCGGCGTCGCGGATCGCCGAGCGGTTCGCCGAGGGGCACCTGTCCGAGCGCATGCCGGTGCGCGGTGAAGACGACATGGCACGACTGGCGGTGTCGTTCAACGACATGGCCGAGAGTCTGTCGCGGCAGATCACCCAGCTCGAGGAGTTCGGCAACCTGCAGCGCCGGTTCACCTCCGACGTCAGCCACGAACTGCGTACACCGCTGACCACGGTGCGGATGGCCGCCGACTTGATCTACGACCACAGCTCCGAGCTCGACCCGACCCTGCAGCGCTCCACGGAGCTGATGGTCAACGAGCTCGATCGCTTCGAGACGCTGCTCAACGACCTGCTGGAAATCTCCCGGCACGACGCGGGTGTGGCCGAACTGTCGGTGGAGGCGGTCGATCTGCGCACGACGGTGCAGAGCGCGCTGGGCAATGTCGGCCACCTTTCCGAAGACGCCGGCATCGAGCTGCTGGTGGACATGCCCGCCGAAGAGGTGATCGCCGAGGTCGATCCGCGGCGGGTGGAGCGCATCCTGCGCAACCTGATCGCCAACGCCATCGACCACGCCGAGCACAAACCGGTGCGGATCCGGATGGGCGTCGACGAGGACACCGTCGCTGTCACGGTCCGCGACTACGGGGTGGGGTTGCGGCCTGGCGAGGAGAAGCTGGTGTTCAGCAGGTTCTGGCGCTCGGACCCGTCGCGGGTGCGGCGCTCCGGCGGGACCGGGCTGGGTCTGGCGATCAGCGTCGAGGATGCCCGCCTGCACCAGGGCCGGCTGGAGGCGTGGGGTGAGCCCGGTCAGGGCGCCTGCTTCCGGCTGACGCTTCCGCTGATCCGCGGCCACAAGGTCACCACCAGCCCGTTGCCGATGAAACCGATACCGCAACCGGCCCCGCCGGCCGGGGAGCCCGGGCAACCGCCGGGCAAGGAGCATGCGCGCCAACCCGAGCACGCCGAGCGGAGCCTGTGA
- the mtrA gene encoding two-component system response regulator MtrA — translation MDSMRQRILVVDDDASLAEMLTIVLRGEGFDTAVIGDGTQALTAVRELRPDLVLLDLMLPGMNGIDVCRVLRSDSGVPIVMLTAKTDTVDVVLGLESGADDYIMKPFKPKELVARVRARLRRNDDEPAEMLSIADVEIDVPAHKVTRNGEQISLTPLEFDLLVALARKPRQVFTRDVLLEQVWGYRHPADTRLVNVHVQRLRAKVEKDPENPTVVLTVRGVGYKAGPP, via the coding sequence ATGGACTCCATGAGGCAAAGGATTTTGGTCGTCGACGACGACGCTTCGCTCGCGGAGATGCTGACCATCGTTCTTCGTGGGGAGGGCTTCGACACTGCGGTCATCGGTGATGGCACGCAGGCTCTGACCGCGGTGCGCGAGCTGCGGCCCGACCTGGTGCTGCTTGACCTGATGTTGCCGGGCATGAACGGCATCGACGTGTGCCGGGTGTTGCGCTCCGATTCGGGCGTTCCGATTGTGATGCTGACTGCCAAGACCGACACCGTGGATGTGGTGCTGGGCCTGGAGTCGGGTGCAGACGACTACATCATGAAGCCGTTCAAGCCCAAGGAGCTGGTCGCCCGGGTGCGAGCGCGGCTGCGGCGCAACGACGACGAGCCGGCCGAGATGCTCTCGATCGCCGATGTCGAGATCGATGTGCCGGCACACAAGGTCACCCGCAACGGTGAGCAGATCTCGCTGACCCCGCTGGAGTTCGACCTGCTGGTAGCGCTGGCACGCAAACCGCGCCAGGTGTTTACTCGTGATGTACTGCTCGAACAGGTGTGGGGATACCGTCACCCAGCGGACACTCGTTTGGTGAATGTGCACGTCCAGCGTCTGCGGGCCAAGGTCGAGAAAGACCCGGAAAACCCGACTGTGGTGTTGACCGTTCGAGGAGTGGGTTACAAGGCCGGACCTCCGTGA
- a CDS encoding dTMP kinase, with amino-acid sequence MLIAIEGVDGSGKRTLTEGLKAAFEAAGKSVATMAFPRYGQSVTADIAAEALHGQHGDLASSVYAMAMLFALDRAGAVEDIAARRRDHDVLILDRYVASNAAYSAARLHQDAAGDAAAWVYELEFGRLGLPAPDCQVLLGVSAELAGQRARSRAESDPTRPRDSYERDDGLQQRTRAVYAGLADAGWGGRWLVVDADVDPGSLAADLILG; translated from the coding sequence GTGCTGATCGCGATCGAGGGCGTCGACGGCTCCGGCAAGCGGACGCTGACCGAAGGGCTGAAAGCCGCGTTCGAGGCTGCCGGCAAGTCGGTGGCGACGATGGCCTTCCCGCGTTACGGGCAATCGGTGACCGCCGACATCGCGGCGGAGGCGCTGCACGGCCAGCACGGGGACCTCGCGTCGTCGGTGTATGCGATGGCGATGCTCTTCGCGCTCGACCGCGCCGGTGCGGTCGAGGACATCGCCGCCCGCAGGCGCGACCATGACGTGCTGATTCTCGATCGCTACGTCGCCTCCAACGCCGCCTACAGCGCCGCGCGCCTGCACCAGGACGCGGCGGGGGACGCGGCCGCCTGGGTGTACGAGCTGGAATTCGGGCGGCTCGGGCTGCCCGCGCCGGATTGTCAGGTGCTGCTCGGGGTGTCCGCCGAGCTCGCCGGGCAGCGGGCCCGCAGCCGCGCGGAATCCGATCCCACCCGTCCACGCGACAGCTACGAACGCGACGACGGGCTACAGCAGCGCACCCGCGCGGTGTACGCCGGACTAGCCGATGCGGGCTGGGGAGGGCGGTGGCTGGTGGTCGACGCTGACGTCGATCCGGGGAGCCTCGCGGCCGATTTGATCTTGGGATAG
- the ahcY gene encoding adenosylhomocysteinase, with translation MTLTADVRNGIDFKIADLSLAEFGRKELDLAEYEMPGLMSLRREYADVQPLKGARISGSLHMTVQTAVLIETLTSLGAEVRWASCNIFSTQDHAAAAVVVGPHGTPEEPKGVPVFAWKGESLEEYWWCAEQMLTWEGEPANMILDDGGDATMMVLRGAQYEKAGVVPPAEDDDSAEWKVFLGVLRRRFETDKTKWTKIAESVKGVTEETTTGVLRLYQFAAAGDLAFPAINVNDSVTKSKFDNKYGTRHSLIDGINRGTDALIGGKNVLICGYGDVGKGCAEAAKGQGARVSVTEIDPINALQALMEGFNVVRVEDAIGDADIVVTSTGNKDIILLEHMKAMKDHAILGNIGHFDNEIDMAALERSGATKLNIKPQVDLWTFGDSGKSIIVLSEGRLLNLGNATGHPSFVMSNSFANQTIAQIELWTKNDEYDNEVYRLPKHLDEKVARIHVEALGGQLTKLTKEQAEYLGVDVDGPYKPDHYRY, from the coding sequence ATGACTCTGACCGCCGACGTTCGTAACGGCATCGACTTCAAGATCGCCGACTTGTCGCTCGCGGAATTTGGCCGCAAGGAACTGGACCTGGCCGAGTACGAGATGCCCGGCCTGATGTCGCTGCGTCGCGAGTACGCCGACGTGCAACCGCTGAAGGGCGCGCGGATCTCGGGGTCGCTGCACATGACCGTGCAGACCGCGGTGCTGATCGAGACGCTGACCTCGCTGGGCGCCGAGGTCCGCTGGGCCTCCTGCAACATCTTCTCGACCCAGGACCACGCGGCGGCGGCGGTCGTCGTCGGCCCGCACGGCACGCCGGAGGAGCCCAAGGGCGTCCCGGTGTTCGCCTGGAAGGGCGAGTCGCTGGAGGAGTACTGGTGGTGCGCCGAGCAGATGCTCACCTGGGAGGGCGAGCCGGCCAACATGATCCTGGATGACGGCGGCGACGCCACCATGATGGTGCTGCGCGGCGCGCAGTACGAGAAGGCCGGCGTCGTGCCACCCGCCGAGGACGACGACTCGGCCGAATGGAAGGTCTTCCTGGGCGTGCTGCGGCGCCGCTTCGAGACCGACAAGACCAAGTGGACGAAGATCGCCGAGTCGGTCAAGGGCGTCACCGAGGAGACGACCACCGGCGTGCTGCGCCTCTACCAGTTCGCCGCGGCCGGCGACCTGGCCTTCCCGGCGATCAACGTCAACGACTCGGTGACCAAGTCCAAGTTCGACAACAAGTACGGCACCCGGCACTCGCTGATCGACGGCATCAACCGCGGCACCGACGCGCTGATCGGCGGCAAGAACGTCCTGATCTGTGGTTACGGCGACGTGGGCAAGGGCTGCGCGGAAGCCGCCAAGGGCCAGGGCGCCCGCGTCTCGGTCACCGAGATCGACCCGATCAACGCGCTGCAGGCGCTGATGGAGGGCTTCAACGTGGTGCGCGTCGAGGACGCCATCGGCGACGCCGACATCGTCGTGACGTCGACGGGCAACAAGGACATCATCTTGCTGGAGCACATGAAGGCGATGAAGGACCACGCCATCCTGGGCAACATCGGCCACTTCGACAACGAGATCGACATGGCCGCGCTGGAGCGCTCCGGCGCGACGAAGCTCAACATCAAGCCGCAGGTCGACCTGTGGACGTTCGGCGACAGCGGCAAGTCGATCATCGTGCTCTCCGAGGGTCGGCTGCTGAACCTGGGTAACGCCACCGGGCACCCGTCGTTCGTGATGAGCAACAGCTTCGCCAACCAGACGATCGCCCAGATCGAGCTGTGGACCAAGAACGACGAGTACGACAATGAGGTGTACCGGCTGCCCAAGCACCTGGACGAGAAGGTGGCGCGCATCCACGTCGAGGCGCTCGGCGGCCAGCTGACCAAGCTCACCAAGGAGCAGGCCGAATACCTCGGCGTCGACGTCGACGGCCCGTACAAGCCGGACCACTACCGCTACTGA
- the alkX gene encoding TetR family transcriptional regulator AlkX, protein MRGSGAVIGAIVAPVKRIPYAEASRNLLRDSVLDAMRDLLLTRDWSAITLSDVARAAGISRQTIYNEFGSRQGLAQGYALRLADRLVDAVHAAIEANVGHIYEAFLQGFRSFFADSAADPLVISLLTGVAKPDLLQIITTDSGPIITRASDRLSSAFTHSWVATSDEDAGVLARAIVRLALSYVSMPPEADLGAPPARGGDVARDLARLMTPFAERHGVINIP, encoded by the coding sequence ATGAGGGGGAGCGGCGCAGTGATAGGAGCTATTGTCGCGCCTGTGAAGCGGATTCCTTACGCAGAGGCGTCGCGGAATCTGCTGCGCGACTCGGTGCTGGACGCGATGCGCGACCTGCTGCTGACCCGGGACTGGTCGGCGATCACGCTTTCCGACGTGGCCCGGGCCGCCGGCATCAGCCGGCAGACGATCTACAACGAGTTCGGCTCACGCCAGGGGCTGGCGCAGGGGTACGCCCTGCGCCTTGCCGATCGCCTGGTCGACGCCGTCCACGCCGCGATCGAGGCCAATGTCGGCCACATCTACGAGGCTTTCCTGCAGGGGTTTCGGTCCTTCTTCGCCGACTCGGCGGCCGACCCGCTGGTGATCTCGCTGTTGACCGGTGTCGCCAAGCCGGACCTGCTGCAGATCATCACCACCGACAGCGGGCCCATCATCACCCGGGCGTCGGACCGGCTGAGCTCGGCATTCACCCACAGCTGGGTAGCCACCAGCGACGAGGACGCCGGCGTGCTGGCACGCGCCATCGTGCGGCTCGCGTTGAGCTATGTGTCGATGCCGCCGGAGGCCGACCTGGGGGCACCTCCCGCTCGCGGGGGAGATGTCGCACGCGATCTTGCCCGTCTGATGACTCCTTTTGCCGAGCGCCACGGCGTCATCAACATCCCCTGA
- a CDS encoding rubredoxin: MTDYKLFICVQCGFEYDEAKGWPEDGIAPGTRWDEIPDDWSCPDCGAAKSDFEMVEVARP; this comes from the coding sequence ATGACCGACTACAAGCTTTTCATCTGCGTGCAGTGCGGATTCGAGTACGACGAGGCCAAGGGCTGGCCCGAGGATGGCATCGCCCCCGGCACCCGGTGGGACGAGATTCCCGACGACTGGAGCTGCCCGGACTGCGGCGCGGCAAAGTCCGACTTCGAGATGGTGGAGGTCGCGCGTCCGTAG
- a CDS encoding rubredoxin has product MTAYRCPGCDYTYDEAKGAPREGFPAGTPFSDIPDNWGCPDCAVLEKVDFEPIGVPR; this is encoded by the coding sequence ATGACCGCCTACCGCTGCCCCGGCTGCGACTACACCTACGACGAAGCGAAAGGCGCTCCGCGGGAGGGCTTTCCCGCGGGCACGCCGTTCAGTGACATCCCCGACAACTGGGGCTGCCCTGACTGCGCCGTGCTGGAGAAAGTCGACTTCGAACCGATAGGAGTGCCCCGATGA